Below is a window of Solanum stenotomum isolate F172 chromosome 7, ASM1918654v1, whole genome shotgun sequence DNA.
caaattcaaaattgtttaattttttggaGCTCATCGAAATCTGCTCACAGTGATGGAAGTTCTTCGTGATTAAGCTCATCGTCCTAGTCTCGCTGCTCCGAAGAAGGTAATGTCCTTATTCCTACCTCTCGTTTTCCTTTCGAATGATGTATGCTCTATTTTGTTTTCCGCCTAATGAACCATTATTTTGGGACAGTTCATTGTTGGTTTGttacatttttcaaatgatATAGTATTATGAGTTGTTTGTTGACAAGTTATTACTAATTAAGATGggctttatttttttcttatctattGCTATAGCTCATGTATTGTGATTTGAAgctagttcatcaagctatttCTCACTGATTCTTTCatagttctttcttttttaaaaaatagaatttttgaaCTTTGCGGCTTTGTGATTTAagctttatcttttttttcatgTCGGCATGATCGATCGTTCTTGTCATCTTAGCATTCAAATGTAGTTAAAATAGTGCGAATCCTTCCAAATGTTTAGTCTCAAAGCTTCATTTTTCTTGGTTTAAACTCGTTTCGATCTTAACAAGTTACTAGTATGTCTCTGTTGTTGTACACCTAAATCTACCAAGTCGAACATGTTATCGTGCTTGCGTTGTCCTACCCAAGCATCCATCCCTCTGTTGTTCGTTGTGGGTTGTTACTTGTTATTGTCTTTAAAATCACTGGAATCTCAAAATCAGTAAATATGGCAGTAGCATGTTGTTTATTATGTTTTCTGGATTTGATAATTTCCTTTCCTCTtcatttaagtcttgttaccaTCTTATGGTCCAATGTGTCATGTTAGAATTGAGCTTGTGTCTCTGTTTCATTTAGATTCTCGTCAAAAATTATTTGCTACTTGTAGTGGACTTAAGGTCAAGGATGAGATTTTGTTGCCTTCCAAACCTTGGCTTGTTCCAGCACTCGCTTTCCTTTAATCAAATGCCTATCCGTGAGCTTTTAAATTAGATGTCCAGCATTTGGTTTAATTTAGATTATTAGGTTGCAATGcaatattttgattaaatttatgCTAAGTCTATCATTGATCCATGTGCTTGATTGTTGGACTTAAAGTTCTCAACGTGGTTACCGCACCAATTTGTTTAAAACATGGATTTGTGAGTGATAGGCTTGCTGCAATTCTGCCTCTCTTTATGGCCTCTTCGTTTCTTTTTATTCCTTACTTTGGATAGTGTATGAAATGATAAAGTTGTTTTTCATTTCCGTATTTTAGCTTTAGCTTTTCATTGTAAGAAATGTCTCTCCATGCCAAGTTCTATTAAATCATTTATATGGTGttaatttacttttaatatgCATTTGCCAATATCTGTAATCAAGGACTATCAATCTTGGATTGGCTACTGATACATTTTTAAATCCAAAAGCATTGCCTcagttgtaatttttttttacagtgGCATTATAGTTGAGTTTTGTTCTGTTTGAATTATTGTAGCTAGATATGCATTGGACTAATCCTTATTATCTTGCCTTGCATGAAACCCCTTGGTTTGAGTCCATTTGACTCTCTTCTATCTTCTCCTTTTGCATTTCGGATGTGCCATGAAGTTTCAAACTCAGCACTATTGAGTTGACCTCATCATTCAGAGGAATTGAAAGCTGAGACAGGTCTCGAAAAGCAGAGATGTATTCGTATACATCGGAAAAACGAGCTGATATACACTGTGATACTCTGGTATATACACTGTGATACAAGGACGAAAATGGGCTAAAGGTCCAAACTCGCAGCAGCAATTTTGGCCCAAAAAAAGGGTCCAAAttcatcttctcctttattCCCTTAACTTActtaattgtgattatttattgctTTGTGTTTTTtgttaactcttaactctaacCTTAAATAGCTTAATTAAATTCTCCAAAAGATGAACtatattctttatgttagtttattttaataattcatttttatcaactCTTATACTTTTATCGAATAtatttagtcattttttttatttattcttcaattaatttaaaatagttttcatgctttaattaatcaaattggttcaaattattatttcaaaatgaattaaataaattccaattaatctagttttgttaaaattttatttacttataaggttcaattcaaatgtttcaattaaggttcaattttcttaaaaattaaaaattgttctGTTAACTATTTTCTCTAGTTAAttgaatattgtaaattaatatgattatttttatattaaatcattttcctaaaaaatagtcaaaaaatattttaaccaaGTCATAGGATAACCACGTGTTAGCGGGCGCTTCAAATGCCTTAAAACCATTCTTGAAGCGTAAATAAGAACCtcttacccattttctctaagttttaagacttaatctgttagagtctttttaaattataagttttcttaatttctttaaaaaaaattaagtggcgtcttttttctaagtatttttctcaaattgttttatacttggaacatttcaaaaagtgatttttctaaaagatagtaaaattacggcataacagAACTGCCCCCAAATCTTTGACCTTGAATTCATTATCCAAGAACTGCTTTAGAGCATTCAACTCACTAAAGTTGTTTCCGGTCATTagaatatcatcaacataaattgCCACAATTGATATGAGATCCGTGtcctttttataaaataaagagtAATCATTTAAAGAAGACACATACCCTTTAAAGTTGAGAGTTGTTGGTAGTCTGGCATACCATTGTCTGGATGCCTGTTTTAAACTGTAAAGAGATTTTTTCAGTTTGCAAACTTGATTAGGAGAAGAGGGATGCATTCCTGGAGGAAACTTCATATAAACTTCTTCAAACATTTCTCCATGGAGAAAAACGTTATTTATATCCAACTggaaaaattttcaatttctctttacttcaacaacaaaaagaagatcTGATAGTAGTCATTTTAACAACCGGGGAAAAAGTTTTATTATAGTTGATGCCTTCCCTTTGAGTATCCCCTCATATCACAGTCAAGCTTTGAGTCTCTCAATACTTCCATCAGATTTATGTTTAACTTTGTCAACCCATTTGCATGGTAGAGCCTTGTGACCTGTTGGGAGTTCCATAACTTCCCAAGTCAGATTAGATATCAAAGCCTCAAACTCAGTTAGCATGGCTTGCTGCCAGCCAGCATGTAGTGAAGCTTGGGCATAACTGGTTGGTTCGGTGATAGAGGAAATGGAGTTCAACAAGTTCTAATTAGAAATAGAGAGGGCTGAAAAAGGTAGAATAGATGGCTAAACAGATGGAATAAAACAAGAAGAAGTGAGTTGTGTGAAGCATATTGCATTACACACATAATCACTGAGATAAGAAGGTTTAGTAACAACTCTTCCGGTCCTGGTAGCAACTGTAGAAGTAGGAAGGGGAGGAGATACATAAAAAGTGATAGGAGAGTGAGGATCCATTGTGTATGGAGATGAAGCAGAAGAATTGTCTGATGTTTGAGGAGATGAACATTCATCTGTCCATAAACTAGGATCAAATAATTATCAGGCTGTAAAAAATCAGAACTACTACAATCATGATCTTGAGGAAAAATAGGAAGAGGGGGAATAGGAGTAGAGGAAGGAAAGATGGATTCATGAAAAATGACATctctagaaaaaataattttcgtTTGATTTACGACAGAAAAAAGAAGATTCTCCAGGATACTGATGGTTCACATAGACTTATCTTTGTTTCTCATCCTGAATTAACAGAGAATAAGCCACATTGACACTGGGCAAACGAGTGATCATGAGAATGTTTCCCCTAACAGAGGTATAAGCTTCATTTAAATCCATAAGAAAATGAATAAGTCTCTCATCTTGTAAAGACTTAGTGAGTTTATCCTTTCCACCATAATTTCAATTACAACCACACCtcatattttcatttaaagTATCAAGTTCATCCcatcttctttttatctttgtAAAATAACCAGCTATGTCATTTATATCCTGAACTAAATCATTCAATTCTTTTTGCAGGTGGTATAATTGTGCTCCATTTGGTTGTCCAAACCTATCCTCTAGGTCTTTTCAGAGGTTCTTTGCAGTAACGGAGTATATGACATGTCAcaacccgatttatcaagtcatgatggcacctattataacccaccagcaggtaagccaacccgtaacccggaacaacaagtaatgggtctgagggtagaaattaaacaagagtaggaaaataacaatataaacaggcaaaagcaaaccaaaaacatatatacaaataaagatccctcccagaacctggaaatCNCATaaggaaagaagaaagaaagagcaGATTAAACAATGAGCAGTTTTATCAAaccttgctctgataccatgaagaaattgaagataAAAGATGGAGAAATTTTCTGTGTATTTTTTCATTACTCTGTACACCTATTTATACATGAAAAAATGAACCCTTTCGTAACAGAATTCTACCAGCTATACATTCTAgaaactaaataataaaaacattGTGTATAAAAAATACTGTAAATACAAAAGATAAATATTAGCTTGTCCCACTTGTATTTCTTGAAACGTATCTCTTTTGCTTCATTTAGGTTGTGATATGCTTTGTTGATATCTATTTGAAAATATCTTTACTTTCTTCATATGAGAGCTCTTCATTGCTCTTTTCTTCTGTGAGCAAACTAGATTTTTTGGATGAAATTTCAACATCAACTGCGGCTATCTTGAGAACggcttttttttatcaattgcAAATTCAAGTCAATGATTCTTTTTGCTTTAGATGTCACTATAGTTTTATCATTCTTATTATTGttgctttaaattttaaaaaaaatttgttattttcattATGGTTGTTGCTCTAGTTTTGTTATTGTTGCTCCATTCTTTGTTATCTTACTATgaaattgttattattttttttgtaacattCGTGTTTGGTTTTCTGCTTATCTGTTTTccacattttttaatattataattcttGGATATTAACTAATTTGAGCAAGATACTACGATACttggccgatgaagaaatttaattgattttcaaGGCCTCTCATGACACATacataaattgaattttatttttttattatcatttcCTTACTTTAGTTTGATCAATATTTATTCATTAcaaacacttttactaagtgtttTGTAGGTACTCAGAGCTACTTCCCTAGGAAGACACTCAAAAGgcattttgaataattttctaatttcttcTTATTGTTGATCTATATTATTGACGATATGCAAATATTAGGTTGTCTTTCATTAATACTTTACTTTATTCTCTGTATATATTTTATGGTTATTATATTCgtgaaaaaacaaaagaaatatctcCTCAAtcgaaaaaaatgagttcaatcGAGATCCATAGTTATGATTTCTGAAGGGTGTTAATAACTTTTCTTTGGAATACCTTAGACTCTTATCTAGAATCTAATTGATTTTGTAATacaatttcttgaatttttaatagggttttttaatttttctaaaattaggcGATAACGGTAATactccaaaattttaaattaattatttttgttcagTCCGACGAAGTTACGTCctatttgaaaaaatagaatGTGACAAGATTAATTAGACACTATCACCTCCATCATTAaacacaattattattatttcttaaaaacataactttttcttgataaaaatattataacacgtcattattttttctatataaaagaacatattaattgtcatttaatgataaaattatttttcctaatgaaatagataatatttttatttcttaatattcttttaattgAAGAAGCATAAGCATATgctaatattaaaattaagacATAGCAATTATAATGTCATAAAACACAAAgatttattacatttttcaaattataaaatatctttaaaatatcaaGGAGTTATTGTTAActctttttcatattaattttaaaattttgaaatatattagcaaatgtttatcctacttcaatttgaaaaatgttaagaaatacaaaatattttctatcttattagaattcttaaaattattatctaaataagaattttaaaactgttaccatatatataatcagctttaaaagtatataatgtaattttattttaattgataaaaagaactttaaaaggaaaaagattctttagaaataatattttattaagaaaataatgtattctaaaaaaattttaaaaaaaaattcattcgaAAAATGACACTTTTGACCTAAAAGTAACAAGATAAACATTTTTGAACTTAAATATTAATgactcaaatatttttattcaatttcacgtaatttgaagatattttttcccttttctttaatttatctCCACCTACTCCTCTTACCAAAAAAAGAGTGGAAAGAATGAATAGAAATATTAGTACTATAAAgttaaaaacaaatttgaagaaTACGAGTAGAGCAGCCCACCAcaggtaagaaaaaaaaatcccatCGAAAATCAGTGAATCAATCAGATCTGAAATTCAAGTGAGAATATGAGTGGGGTATTCACAATTTCCTCACTGTATTCTCCTGCTCCTTCTCCTACTCCTTCTCCTACTCATCGTCTCCAAAGAAATTGCATCATTCCCCCATGGAATTCCTCTTTTCCAACCACAAACAGAAGTGGAAATGTTGCACCACTCACTTTCACTTGTAATTTTAGCTCCAaccctcctcctcctcctggtatgtcctatttttttcaataatcttTTAAACATGTATTTATGTTTAGCCTTTTAAGGAAGTAGTGGTGTATATTACTGTCACCCAGTAATTGTTCTGGTAGTGGAAGGGTTTGAAGTTAATGAAAGGATGGAAAGGGTTTTAGTCTTGGAAAAAAGTGTGTACTAAAGAAATAAGTTAATATGTAGTATACTAAACACAAATAATCATGTTTAATTAAGTACAATAACAGTGATAACATATCCGGTGTAATTTAACAAGTGGAGTCTGTGGAGTGGTGTGTATGTAGATTTATTCCTAACTTTGTGAAGGTAGTGAGGTTGTTTTCGATAAACCTTCAACTTAAGTAAAGCATATCAAAATCAAGTATGGAATGAAAATAGAATAATGAAGAAGTCATGTTAAAAGTAAATGAGAAGAGAATAATAGAAACaacaaaatgaacaaatataagGTAATTGAAGTATAATGACTAGAATGTAGGAGAGGAATAATAAGAATATTAATAAGGAAAACTAGACAATGTTCGACTATCTACTCACTTTCTACCATAATACTCTACCTTCGTATCCTCCTATCTTGGGTCAAGTGAGCCATGTCATGTCTAAGCACCCCGACCCAGTATTTCTTTGGCCTACCTCAACATCTTCTCATACCCACCATAGCCAACCTTTCACACCTTCTCATTGGTGCATCTCCTCTTCATATGCCGGAACCATCTCAGTTTTTACCTCCCTTATCCTGTCCACCACAAAAGTCACCTCCACCTTGTCTCGAATATCTTTATTCTTAATCTTATCTCTCCTAGTATGCTCACACATCCATCTCGACATTCTCATTTCCACTACTTTCACCTTCCGAATTTGCGAGTTTTGACTGGCCAACAATCCGCCCTTTATAACATAGTTTGTCTCATAAACACTTTATAAAACTTACCTTCTAAGTCTTGTTGGGACATTCTTATCACACAACACACGGATGTGAGCCTTCATTTCATCCACCCCGCTCTAATACGATGGCCAACATCATCATCAATCTCCACGTTTTCTTGGATTATTGACCCAAGGTACTTGAAACTTCCTCTACTTCCTCTACTGGGAATCACTTGTGTATTAATTCTCACTTTCACACTTGCCATGAGCAGTCTTTCGTATTAGAGTTCGAGTGCCAAATCAAAGtgacaaaaggaaaagaaagaaagagctTCTATGTGCAAGACATGAATTTAACTTGTGATTGATGTGCAATTAAAGAACAAAGGAGCAGCTTCTTGCCAGGGGCACCCATGAGTGCATTTTGAGGATGGACCTCCTTTTCCAGTATGACCTTTCTTATAGTTTCCTACCCACATTTCTGTTCTTGAGCCACTGATTATGGGTGAACGTGCACTCTGTAGTCATAATGTAGGTCTGCTGCTGTGTTGTGGTATTGCACATTTACTGACTTAAAACTTCTTGTTGATGTGGCATCAGTGACTGAAAACGTACTGACTGAAGATCTTGAATCCAGTCGCTTGCTTTTAGTATCCATGATGATAAGTTATGGTTTCTCCCTTTTGCAAATTGTCTAACTGGTCGGTTGGGGCCTTGAGTCGCAAGGAGTAAGATACCAGATATACTTGGTAGTCATATCTACTTCAAAGGAAACTTGTCTAAAACTAGAATTACTATTGATCCCGGAGAATTAAGGGGAAAAAAAATCTTCACATGTCCATATTGATTAGTTTTAACTTTATGATTCTTGCGAGATGATAGGTTCGACCTTCTGCTTTGAGCCCGACCTAGAGTGAGCTTCCCAATAGTGTCTTCCTTCCTAGAGATAGAACTCTAACTATTAAATGCGTCCCATCACCTTATTCAAGATGTCTGAGATATCTCCATAATTAATATTCCCTCCCCTGTGTTATATGTAGGTGTTTGACCGGATACTGAGTTTAATAAATTGAAGAAGATGTTTGACATGTAAGCCATATCCTAAGTACCCTAATTATCCTATTACATGAGTGCTCGGTGAGGATTTCACatgtctttctttttctctctcattGTAAAAGAATGAACTTTATCAAGTGGGTCCACAAGTCGTGTCATTAAGTTTAAACTGGGAatgttaatttaaacaaattcaaaaaagaaaaagatgtcATTCTTTTAGATAGATTAAACAGGAAAGGGTGTCACATAATATAAGTCAGAGGAGTAATTTATAATAGACAAATCCATTACACTTGTGTTTTGGACTTGCTTCTTGGTACAAAGGGAGGGGCAAAGAATTCTTGTTTCAGTTCTGTTTGTTTAAAAGCTGTATTGgctaacttggattggtttgCCATTTCTCCACTgctatttcattttaattttttgttattcaGTAGGGAATATCACCCATTGCTCATATTTGTCTCTATTTGTTGTCCTTGGTACCATTATGGTATGGTGGTGTGCTGCTTGTATGCTAAAACATATTGTTTAGCAAAGGTGATATGAAGGAGGTACAGTATATCCTGCCTAGTCATACGGTATACTTAAGCTACGGATGTTGGATAATAGTCGATGCCTTTGGTTTGTGTTATTAAATATGCCTTACCTTGTGTTAAAGTAGTTCCAGTTTGGTAGTCATGTGATTGGCCAGAGTGATATGGATAATTAAAACTTAGAAGCTATGACTGTGACTCTACAGCTAGGAGATCTAATTGTGACCACACGAAATAACTAAGTACAACGAATCATCAAGATGCTCAACAGAAAAAGAGAAGCATCTTGAGGGCTGTGTCTTCCTTGATTTACAAGTTCTACATACTGATCAATTAGAATTAATAGAGTAGTTCTATCATTTTTGTGTCCAGAATGCAAACTTCTGCTGACTGCAAAGTCATCTTCTGCCTTGGGAGTTCTTGCCTATTGTACAGTCCTTCTGACTTGGGACGTCTCCCTTCATTtggaataaattctctctctgcTCCATTTGAAGAGCCTGcaattttttatgatttgtaGTTGCGGTTCAAAGAGACTTGCTTTGTAACTTGAAACCGAGAATACACCTTCCATTAGTTCTTCCCATTTCTTTTTGGCTTCTCTAGACTTTCTTTTTCCTCTTGCTTTGGTTTGGTTGGGTGCACGGCGGGTGTCATCGAGTTTCCTTTATAATATGAGATTAGTCACTAATTTGTTGTTTCTTCAGTCTTGCTAGATTCCTGCATATCTTCCAATAACTAAAATCATCTCTCTTGCAGGTGAAAATGAGAGTAAGAATATCCTTGATGCGTTCTTTTTAGGTAAAGCTCTGGCGGAAGCAGTTACTGAGCGCATAGAGTCTACAGTAGGGGAGTTCCTAAGTACAGTTGGCAGATTGCAAGCAGAGCAACAAAAGCAAGTTCAGGACTTTCAGGTATTAAGTAGTTGAAGTTGCAAAACTAAATGCTATAAGttacattaattaatatgaatggTCTGAgcaatttgttttattttcctttgGGAGGCCCTCATTCAATGATATTTAATAGTTTCGGATTGGCATTTACCAACAACTACAAGAAAACCTGTAAAATTAGAAAAAGCTAAAATTTTGCATAATGTTTCCTCTTGGTATACACACAATCAGCCTGTGTATCTTTACTATGTTATTCACAGGCTAAGCATCGTAACGATGAAATTCTTGTTTATGATTCCTGGATGTCCAGAGTTGTTTAAAATCCTTAGTAATAAAGATTATAGACTACTTCGCAAGAAATGTGTAACCTCAATGGTTTGTGCAAAAACAGGAGGAGGTTCTTGAAAGAGCCAAACAAGCCAAAGAGAAAGCAGCACGTGAAACAATGGAAACACAAGGACTTATTTCCAACTCGTTTGAAGCAGATACATCGACAGCAATTGCAGCCTCAGCTTCTGGGAACATATCTAGTCCACGAACAAACATAAATTCCCAGCCTGCCAAGGACTCTGAGTTAGGGATATCAAATGGAGACTGATACTGTAGTTGTATTACATTCATCCTTGTGATGAAATCTTGTTATACCTAGTTTAGATTTATTCAATGGAACAGTATGATACTTGTGGAAGAGGAACAGAACTTTCTCTGTGAATATCATTTCACCATAAATATTGTACCTTTTCACTTTACATACATAGTTGATACAACTTAATAAATTCTAGTACAATGTTGTAAGTCGTGTTGAAGGTGCAAAAAATTGTACATAGATGATAAAGCTATCACCACATCAAGAAATTCTCTAATCTACAGAACAGAGAGACTAAATTTGTGACTTACAAATTAGTCGTGCAAATAACATGTCTGTGGACTCGTTTTACATATTTCGTCTGTATTATGAGACAAACTAAACTGGGGAAAGAGACAAGATGCAATGGACAAAAATGTTTATCGTGATATATAATGGCCTCAATTTAGTACAACAGAAAAGATTTCTGGtagcaaatatattttacaaGGCAAACAAAAATTCAGCAACCACAAAAACTAATTTCAAGCATAGTTCCTAGCTGGGAGTTTATCGTCATTCATAATCCAACTCAACCCCAGATGGCAGCTCAAATCTGTTGTTCTTACTTTCATCAGTTGCTACAACTTCATCGGCATCATCCATAGCAGAATCCTTCTTGATATAATCTACCTTAAAGTCATAATCGCCATCCATATCACTGTCAGTTGAGGTCTTGTCTTTCTTCCTCCTTTTCTTCTCAGCTTTCTTCTGTTTAGTGTTCAACATGCCTTCCTCACCGTATAACTTCTCATTCTGTCTACTACTAGCACTTTTGCCCCTCGTCTGGGATCCATCTCCTTCTCCGGAATCCATTGGCTCATCTCCATTCTCACTAACAAGGTTTTCTGTCGCATTATCATTTTCAGCCAATGGCTGCTGCAAATTgtcctgaaatgtatataggaAACATAATTCAAGACTCTCTTTTGAAAAAGACTATAGTTGTGAGAATCATGCTCATAAATGGAGAACGCAAAAAAAATGGCCACATATGATAATTGGGTTCAAAGAGCATTCAAAGATGACTTAATAGCCAAAGCAGCCTTTATATACAAAACTAGATGCAATCATCTAAAACTGATAACATATGAAGTTCAGAAATGGTCAAAGGTACAGCAATTACAGAATACAACACTAATTAAATACAAGTAGTGTTCCTAGAAGTATAACAGGGAAATCACTTACCTCGAGCATGTTATCATCAAAGCTAACAGGCCGATTTGATGGAACTTCAACTGGGTTAAAATCGTTGACAGATTTCAGACTTCCAATTATAGAGGACTCACTTCCATAAACTTCATCGATATTGAATTCTTTCCCAAGTTCTGAAACTATCTTGACCTCTGAATGCTCCCCCTCGTTCCTGGTTGGGGGCAAGGTGTAGTATGGAATTTTCCCTGGAATGTGTCAATGGGACATCAGATTTTAATGATATGGTGACTTCAGCTATGAGCGTGAAACTCCCTCATATTTTTGAAGTTTAATTCTTTAGAAGGGAACTAAATGGTATTCACACATACCCTCATTCCAGTCGTGCAGAACGATCCTTGCAGCAGCATCAACATCAACAATTCCTCCCTTTTTGAGCTTACCCCTAACCATAGCAACTTTCTGAAGAAAGTCATCCACGGAATCAAAGGTAGGAACCTTGTATATGGTAACCAACATTCTTTCTGGACAAAGTTTGAGAATCTCCTTCACTGTAAACCCACAGAACTACCAATTAGATACATCAATACTATTGAAAGAGTAGAATCAGAAGCAAAAATGGGAAACAAAATCCAATTACCAGGACCAATTGGGTCGTCCAACTTCTCTATCCTCTTGCAATTTCGAAGAGCAATAGATGCATCATCTTCAGATGCAGACCTAAGCATAACAACCCCAGGGCAGTCCAGCAATTTAACATTCTTATCTAACTGGACTTCTTGCAGGGATCTCGTTAATCCTGGAGTAGCACCTACATTGACTACGTGAGATCTCTTCAAGCTATTAATCAGGCTACTTTTACCAACATTTGGTAGACCAATGACTCCTACAGTGATTGATTTCTTGATCTGCAAGAAATTATCATTAGTGGGTAACAAAGAATAACTCAAGCATACT
It encodes the following:
- the LOC125870757 gene encoding uncharacterized protein At4g13200, chloroplastic isoform X2, translated to MSGVFTISSLYSPAPSPTPSPTHRLQRNCIIPPWNSSFPTTNRSGNVAPLTFTCNFSSNPPPGENESKNILDAFFLGKALAEAVTERIESTVGEFLSTVGRLQAEQQKQVQDFQEEVLERAKQAKEKAARETMETQGLISNSFEADTSTAIAASASGNISSPRTNINSQPAKDSELGISNGD
- the LOC125870757 gene encoding uncharacterized protein At4g13200, chloroplastic isoform X1, producing MSGVFTISSLYSPAPSPTPSPTHRLQRNCIIPPWNSSFPTTNRSGNVAPLTFTCNFSSNPPPPPGENESKNILDAFFLGKALAEAVTERIESTVGEFLSTVGRLQAEQQKQVQDFQEEVLERAKQAKEKAARETMETQGLISNSFEADTSTAIAASASGNISSPRTNINSQPAKDSELGISNGD
- the LOC125870756 gene encoding guanine nucleotide-binding protein-like NSN1, whose amino-acid sequence is MVKKSKKSKSKRVSLKQKHKIIRKVKEHHKKKAKEAKKLGLNKKPKVEKDPGIPNDWPFKEQELKALEARRARALDELEQKKAARKERAKKRKLGLLEDDDVSKLEDLTSTKEKVGGGRVNDGSASFVKQRDNSERAFYKELVKVIDASDVILEVLDARDPLGTRCLDMEKMVMRAGPEKHLVLLLNKIDLIPREAAEKWLKYLREELPTVAFKCSTQEQKSNLGWMPSSKAGKSKTSNLLQTSDCLGAETLIKLLKNYSRSHEIKKSITVGVIGLPNVGKSSLINSLKRSHVVNVGATPGLTRSLQEVQLDKNVKLLDCPGVVMLRSASEDDASIALRNCKRIEKLDDPIGPVKEILKLCPERMLVTIYKVPTFDSVDDFLQKVAMVRGKLKKGGIVDVDAAARIVLHDWNEGKIPYYTLPPTRNEGEHSEVKIVSELGKEFNIDEVYGSESSIIGSLKSVNDFNPVEVPSNRPVSFDDNMLEDNLQQPLAENDNATENLVSENGDEPMDSGEGDGSQTRGKSASSRQNEKLYGEEGMLNTKQKKAEKKRRKKDKTSTDSDMDGDYDFKVDYIKKDSAMDDADEVVATDESKNNRFELPSGVELDYE